The genomic interval CCTGTTCCTGCTCTGGAGCGAGATGGCCGAGGCGAAGAGCGGAGGCCCCAATACCGCCAACTTCGCGGACCCGCGCTTCGACGCCCTCTTCGACGAGCTCAAGGACCTCGAGAACGGGCCGCGCCGCGCGGCGCGGATCCGCGCGGCGCTGGCGCGGCTCGAGACCGAGCGGCCCTGGATCGAGCTCTTCCATCCCGAGGACTACGCGCTCGTGCACGGCTGGCTCGACGGCGTGAAGCCGATGGGGCTCCCGGTGCCGGTCTGGAAGTACTACGCGGTGACGCCCGACGCGCGGGCCGTGGCGCGCCGCGCATGGAACCAGCCGGTGCGCTGGCCGGCCTGGGCGCTCGGCGGGCTCGCCCTCGCGGGCCTCGGTCCGGCCGTCGCCACCTGGCGGCGGGAGCGGCGCGCGTGAGCGCCTGGCTGGTGCGCCGGCTCCTGTGGGGCGCCGCCACCGTCTTCGGTGTGCTCGGCTTCCTGTTCCTGCTCTTCTTCGCGACCGCCGAGCCCGAGGACATCGCCCGGCGCGCGCTCGGCGAGAAGGCGCCGCCCGAGGCGGTGGCGCAGTGGATCACGAGCCACGGCTACGACCGGCCCCGGGTCTGGAACCCCGCCGCTCCCACCGACACCATGCTCTTCGAGCACTTCCGGCGCATGCTCGCCTTCGACTTCGGGCGCAGCGACGCCGACGACGTGCCGATCGCACAGCGCCTGCGCGAGGGCGTGGGCGCGAGCCTCTCGCTCACCGTACCGCTCTTCCTGCTCGGGATCCCGCTCGCCCTCGGCGCGTCGCTCTTCGTGGCCTTCTTCCGCGAGACCTACATCGACCGCGCCGGGGTGGTGCTCGCGGTGGTGGTGATGAGCGTGTCGATCCTGATCTACATCCTGGCCGGCCAGTACCTGATCGGCGTGCTGCTGCGCTGGTTCCCGATCTCGGGCTTCGACGCCGACCCGGCCGTCCTCGCGCGCTTCCTGGCGCTGCCGGTCGGAGTGGGCCTCCTGCACGGGCTCGGCAGCGACCTGCGCTTCTACCGCACCGTCTTCGTCGAGGAGACCTCGCGCGACTACGTGCGCACCGCCTTCGCGAAGGGGGCCGGCGAGGGCCGGGTGATGGCCCGCCACGTGCTGCCGAACGCGATGCTCCCGATCCTCACCCACGAGGTGGTGCGGATTCCGGGTCTCTTCACCGGCGCGCTCCTGCTCGAGTCCTTCTTCGGCATCCCCGGGCTCGGCTCGATGACCGTCGACGCGATCGACGCCAACGACTTCGCGACCCTGCGCGTGATGGTGTACGTGGGAGCCCTGCTCTTCATCGCCGCGCAGATCGTCACCGACGTGGCCTACACCGTGGTCGACCCGCGCGTGCGGCTCACGTGAGCTCGCGGGAAGAAGGGTCCTAGCGCGTGGAAGCGCACGTCGCGGCCAACCTCGGACTGGTGGGGCTCGGCGCCGTGGTCGCGCTGGCGGCCTGGCGCGGGCGGCGCAGCCCGTTCTGGCGTGCGCGGCTGGCCGCGATCGCCCGGCGCCGGCCGCTCGCGCTCGCCGTGATCGCGGGCTTCGCGGCGGTGGCGCTCCTCGACACCGTGTCGTGGCGAGACGCGCAGGAGCAGGCCGGCGGGATCGGCGAGCCGCGCAGTGCGCTCGTGCGGCTCTTCCCGGCCGACTTCCGGGAAGCCAGCTACTCGGCGCCCTTCGCCGCCGTCGAGTTCTACGGCGGCGCGCCGCTCGCCCACCCGGGCCGCCACCTGCTCGGCACCGACATCCTGGGCCGCGACGTGCTCCTGCTGACGCTCCAGGGCGCGAAGGTGGCGCTGCTGGTCGGGGGGCTCACCTGCGCGATCGCGATCCCGCTGGCGCTCTTCCTGGGCGTGCCCGCCGGCTGGTTCGGCGGGCGCATCGACGACCTGGTGTTCTTCCTGGTCTCGACGCTCGCCTCGATGCCCTCGATCCTGCTCCTGATCGCGCTGGTCACCGCGATCGGGCGCGGGCCGCTCCAGGTGTGCTTCGCGCTGGCGGTGACCGGCTGGGTCGGCTTCTGCCGGCTCGCGCGCGCGGAGACGCTCAAGATCCGCGAGCTCGACTACGTGCAGGCGGCACGCGCCCTCGGCGTGCCCACCCGGCGCATCCTGTGGCGTCACGTGCTCCCGAACCTGACGCACCTGATCGTGATCACCTTCGTGCTCACCTTCTCGAGCCTGGTGCTCTCGGAGGCGGTGCTCTCCTGGCTGGGCCTCGGCCTCGAGGGGAGCTGGGGGCAGATGATCGACCAGGCGCGCGACGAGCTCTCGCGCGCCCCGGTGATCTGGTGGAACCTCGGCGCCGCCTCGCTGGCCCTCTTCACGCTGATCCTGGCCGTGAACCGCGTCGGTGACGCCGTCCGCGACGTGCTCGACCCGCGCACCGCGCGCG from Deltaproteobacteria bacterium carries:
- a CDS encoding ABC transporter permease codes for the protein MSAWLVRRLLWGAATVFGVLGFLFLLFFATAEPEDIARRALGEKAPPEAVAQWITSHGYDRPRVWNPAAPTDTMLFEHFRRMLAFDFGRSDADDVPIAQRLREGVGASLSLTVPLFLLGIPLALGASLFVAFFRETYIDRAGVVLAVVVMSVSILIYILAGQYLIGVLLRWFPISGFDADPAVLARFLALPVGVGLLHGLGSDLRFYRTVFVEETSRDYVRTAFAKGAGEGRVMARHVLPNAMLPILTHEVVRIPGLFTGALLLESFFGIPGLGSMTVDAIDANDFATLRVMVYVGALLFIAAQIVTDVAYTVVDPRVRLT
- a CDS encoding ABC transporter permease, whose protein sequence is MEAHVAANLGLVGLGAVVALAAWRGRRSPFWRARLAAIARRRPLALAVIAGFAAVALLDTVSWRDAQEQAGGIGEPRSALVRLFPADFREASYSAPFAAVEFYGGAPLAHPGRHLLGTDILGRDVLLLTLQGAKVALLVGGLTCAIAIPLALFLGVPAGWFGGRIDDLVFFLVSTLASMPSILLLIALVTAIGRGPLQVCFALAVTGWVGFCRLARAETLKIRELDYVQAARALGVPTRRILWRHVLPNLTHLIVITFVLTFSSLVLSEAVLSWLGLGLEGSWGQMIDQARDELSRAPVIWWNLGAASLALFTLILAVNRVGDAVRDVLDPRTAREQE